A region of Coccinella septempunctata chromosome 5, icCocSept1.1, whole genome shotgun sequence DNA encodes the following proteins:
- the LOC123312900 gene encoding protein white-like isoform X1, translating to METQTLIDFKSKPGCSSEKDDYSRVEAGSLQTESWRMDYGSCRPHCSLPPKSQLVFKWCDINAYGEQKNPSEQMTFSRYLSRRSKIKKHILKNVNGVAYPGELLVLMGSSGAGKTTLLNCMTFRNVKSLDITGQICINNEPVTQSQLAAHSAYIQQDDMFIGWLTVREHLIFQALVRMDTSYTYEERVHRVDNVIGELSLKKCRDTQIGYPGVTKGISGGERKRLALAAELLTDPSLLFCDEPTSGLDSFMSLNVVQMLKTMAKTGRTVICTLHQPSSELFQMFDKICFLAEGRVAFLGDSTEANSFFERVRAPCPVNFNPADYYIQLLSIIPGREESCRQAVKTICDSFETSEFGQRILRETSLPVRSPSNFLPNSDYSHFQQATVFENIWLITKHQVSPYKASWFCQFRAVSWRCWLSITRNPRLTKVRFLQVLFVTALLSLLFWQQKYDQFGVQNINGVLFLFLTNATFQNLIGVIATFCGELPLFLREHKNGMYRSDVYFLSKMLADIPSFTILNVLMTSICYICIGLNPQWPKVLNAVGIMLLVVYTVMSAGYFISTVAPNIATANSMVTMVVTPFLIFGGFFLSMRSIPSYLTWLADFSWFKYGNSALLINQWTNVTNIICNNNTSACLNNGEVVLESLGVNGVSRNIFCEFSPFFFKFDERCNFFI from the exons ATGGAAACCCAAACTCTCATCGACTTCAAGAGCAAACCAGGGTGCTCTAGTGAGAAG GATGATTACAGCCGTGTAGAAGCTGGGTCTTTACAGACAGAGTCTTGGAGAATGGATTATGGCTCCTGTAGACCTCATTGTTCGTTACCACCCAAAAGTCAGCTAGTATTCAAATGGTGCGATATCAACGCCTACGGTGAGCAAAAAAACCCATCGGAACAGATGACATTCAGTAGATATCTGAGTAGAAGAAGCAAGATCAAGAAGCATATACTGAAAAATG TGAATGGAGTGGCCTATCCAGGAGAGCTGCTGGTACTTATGGGATCAAGCGGTGCCGGCAAAACTACCCTTCTGAACTGCATGACCTTCAGAAATGTGAAATCCCTAGATATAACTGGTCAGATATGCATAAATAATGAACCAGTAACGCAGTCTCAATTAGCGGCCCATTCTGCGTACATTCAACAGGACGACATGTTCATCGGCTGGTTGACTGTGAGGGAACATCTCATTTTTCAG GCCTTAGTACGCATGGATACCAGTTATACCTACGAAGAAAGAGTTCATCGAGTGGACAACGTCATAGGGGAG CTCTCCCTGAAGAAATGTCGAGATACGCAGATCGGATATCCTGGCGTGACCAAGGGAATTTCTGGGGGTGAAAGGAAACGATTGGCTCTTGCCGCAGAACTGCTGACAGATCCATCCCTGCTCTTCTGTGACGAGCCAACATCAGGCCTTGATTCGTTCATGTCGTTGAACGTAGTGCAAATGCTCAAAACGATGGCGAAAACTGGGAGAACAGTGATTTGCACACTCCATCAACCCTCTTCTGAGCTCTTCCAGATGTTCGATAAAATATGCTTCCTGGCCGAAGGCAGGGTAGCTTTTCTTGGCGATTCTACGGAAGCCAATTCTTTTTTCGAAAG AGTTAGAGCTCCATGTCCCGTCAATTTCAATCCTGCAGACTACTACATCCAGTTATTGTCAATAATACCAGGAAGGGAAGAGTCTTGCAGGCAAGCAGTGAAAACCATTTGTGATTCCTTCGAAACGTCCGAATTTGGACAAAGGATATTAAGAGAAACATCTCTACCAGTAAGATCCCCATCTAACTTCCTTCCAAATTCTGATTATTCCCATTTTCAGCAGGCAacagtttttgaaaatatctggCTGATCACCAAGCACCAAGTTAGTCCATACAAAGCATCCTGGTTCTGCCAATTCAGGGCAGTTTCTTGGAGGTGCTGGTTGTCCATAACGAGGAATCCTCGACTGACCAAAGTTAGATTTCTGCAAGTACTG TTCGTCACAGCCCTGCTCAGCCTCTTGTTCTGGCAGCAAAAGTATGATCAATTCGGTGTGCAAAACATCAACggtgttttgtttctgtttctgaCTAACGCGACTTTTCAGAACCTAATTGGTGTGATAGCG ACCTTTTGTGGGGAGTTGCCCCTTTTTCTCAGGGAGCACAAGAATGGAATGTATAGGTCGGACGTCTATTTTCTATCGAAAATGCTGGCAGACATTCCTAGTTTCACCATATTGAATGTACTGATGACATCGATTTGTTACATTTGCATTGGATTGAACCCTCAGTGGCCGAAAGTTCTGAATGCTGTTGGAATCATGTTGCTGGTGGTATACACCGTAATGAGTGCAG GTTATTTTATATCGACAGTAGCGCCCAACATAGCAACTGCCAACAGCATGGTAACAATGGTAGTTACACCATTTCTTATTTTCGGCGGATTTTTCTTGAGTATGAG ATCTATACCCTCGTATCTCACTTGGCTGGCGGATTTTTCTTGGTTTAAATATGGAAATTCAGCCCTTCTCATCAATCAATGGACAAATGTGACAAATATTATCTGTAACAACAATACCTCAGCATGCTTGAATAATGGAGAAGTGGTTTTGGAATCTTTAGGTGTTAACGGAGTGAGTAGAAacatattttgtgaattttctccattttttttcaaatttgatgaacggtgcaattttttcatttaa
- the LOC123312900 gene encoding protein white-like isoform X3: METQTLIDFKSKPGCSSEKDDYSRVEAGSLQTESWRMDYGSCRPHCSLPPKSQLVFKWCDINAYGEQKNPSEQMTFSRYLSRRSKIKKHILKNVNGVAYPGELLVLMGSSGAGKTTLLNCMTFRNVKSLDITGQICINNEPVTQSQLAAHSAYIQQDDMFIGWLTVREHLIFQALVRMDTSYTYEERVHRVDNVIGELSLKKCRDTQIGYPGVTKGISGGERKRLALAAELLTDPSLLFCDEPTSGLDSFMSLNVVQMLKTMAKTGRTVICTLHQPSSELFQMFDKICFLAEGRVAFLGDSTEANSFFERVRAPCPVNFNPADYYIQLLSIIPGREESCRQAVKTICDSFETSEFGQRILRETSLPQATVFENIWLITKHQVSPYKASWFCQFRAVSWRCWLSITRNPRLTKVRFLQVLFVTALLSLLFWQQKYDQFGVQNINGVLFLFLTNATFQNLIGVIATFCGELPLFLREHKNGMYRSDVYFLSKMLADIPSFTILNVLMTSICYICIGLNPQWPKVLNAVGIMLLVVYTVMSAGYFISTVAPNIATANSMVTMVVTPFLIFGGFFLSMRSIPSYLTWLADFSWFKYGNSALLINQWTNVTNIICNNNTSACLNNGEVVLESLGVNGGDFLQSILCLIALTVLLRVVSFMVLLYKAYHFE, from the exons ATGGAAACCCAAACTCTCATCGACTTCAAGAGCAAACCAGGGTGCTCTAGTGAGAAG GATGATTACAGCCGTGTAGAAGCTGGGTCTTTACAGACAGAGTCTTGGAGAATGGATTATGGCTCCTGTAGACCTCATTGTTCGTTACCACCCAAAAGTCAGCTAGTATTCAAATGGTGCGATATCAACGCCTACGGTGAGCAAAAAAACCCATCGGAACAGATGACATTCAGTAGATATCTGAGTAGAAGAAGCAAGATCAAGAAGCATATACTGAAAAATG TGAATGGAGTGGCCTATCCAGGAGAGCTGCTGGTACTTATGGGATCAAGCGGTGCCGGCAAAACTACCCTTCTGAACTGCATGACCTTCAGAAATGTGAAATCCCTAGATATAACTGGTCAGATATGCATAAATAATGAACCAGTAACGCAGTCTCAATTAGCGGCCCATTCTGCGTACATTCAACAGGACGACATGTTCATCGGCTGGTTGACTGTGAGGGAACATCTCATTTTTCAG GCCTTAGTACGCATGGATACCAGTTATACCTACGAAGAAAGAGTTCATCGAGTGGACAACGTCATAGGGGAG CTCTCCCTGAAGAAATGTCGAGATACGCAGATCGGATATCCTGGCGTGACCAAGGGAATTTCTGGGGGTGAAAGGAAACGATTGGCTCTTGCCGCAGAACTGCTGACAGATCCATCCCTGCTCTTCTGTGACGAGCCAACATCAGGCCTTGATTCGTTCATGTCGTTGAACGTAGTGCAAATGCTCAAAACGATGGCGAAAACTGGGAGAACAGTGATTTGCACACTCCATCAACCCTCTTCTGAGCTCTTCCAGATGTTCGATAAAATATGCTTCCTGGCCGAAGGCAGGGTAGCTTTTCTTGGCGATTCTACGGAAGCCAATTCTTTTTTCGAAAG AGTTAGAGCTCCATGTCCCGTCAATTTCAATCCTGCAGACTACTACATCCAGTTATTGTCAATAATACCAGGAAGGGAAGAGTCTTGCAGGCAAGCAGTGAAAACCATTTGTGATTCCTTCGAAACGTCCGAATTTGGACAAAGGATATTAAGAGAAACATCTCTACCA CAGGCAacagtttttgaaaatatctggCTGATCACCAAGCACCAAGTTAGTCCATACAAAGCATCCTGGTTCTGCCAATTCAGGGCAGTTTCTTGGAGGTGCTGGTTGTCCATAACGAGGAATCCTCGACTGACCAAAGTTAGATTTCTGCAAGTACTG TTCGTCACAGCCCTGCTCAGCCTCTTGTTCTGGCAGCAAAAGTATGATCAATTCGGTGTGCAAAACATCAACggtgttttgtttctgtttctgaCTAACGCGACTTTTCAGAACCTAATTGGTGTGATAGCG ACCTTTTGTGGGGAGTTGCCCCTTTTTCTCAGGGAGCACAAGAATGGAATGTATAGGTCGGACGTCTATTTTCTATCGAAAATGCTGGCAGACATTCCTAGTTTCACCATATTGAATGTACTGATGACATCGATTTGTTACATTTGCATTGGATTGAACCCTCAGTGGCCGAAAGTTCTGAATGCTGTTGGAATCATGTTGCTGGTGGTATACACCGTAATGAGTGCAG GTTATTTTATATCGACAGTAGCGCCCAACATAGCAACTGCCAACAGCATGGTAACAATGGTAGTTACACCATTTCTTATTTTCGGCGGATTTTTCTTGAGTATGAG ATCTATACCCTCGTATCTCACTTGGCTGGCGGATTTTTCTTGGTTTAAATATGGAAATTCAGCCCTTCTCATCAATCAATGGACAAATGTGACAAATATTATCTGTAACAACAATACCTCAGCATGCTTGAATAATGGAGAAGTGGTTTTGGAATCTTTAGGTGTTAACGGA GGTGATTTCCTGCAGTCCATCCTGTGTCTTATTGCTTTGACAGTGCTGTTGCGGGTTGTCTCCTTCATGGTTCTCTTGTACAAAGCGTAccattttgaatga
- the LOC123312900 gene encoding protein white-like isoform X2 — protein METQTLIDFKSKPGCSSEKDDYSRVEAGSLQTESWRMDYGSCRPHCSLPPKSQLVFKWCDINAYGEQKNPSEQMTFSRYLSRRSKIKKHILKNVNGVAYPGELLVLMGSSGAGKTTLLNCMTFRNVKSLDITGQICINNEPVTQSQLAAHSAYIQQDDMFIGWLTVREHLIFQALVRMDTSYTYEERVHRVDNVIGELSLKKCRDTQIGYPGVTKGISGGERKRLALAAELLTDPSLLFCDEPTSGLDSFMSLNVVQMLKTMAKTGRTVICTLHQPSSELFQMFDKICFLAEGRVAFLGDSTEANSFFERVRAPCPVNFNPADYYIQLLSIIPGREESCRQAVKTICDSFETSEFGQRILRETSLPATVFENIWLITKHQVSPYKASWFCQFRAVSWRCWLSITRNPRLTKVRFLQVLFVTALLSLLFWQQKYDQFGVQNINGVLFLFLTNATFQNLIGVIATFCGELPLFLREHKNGMYRSDVYFLSKMLADIPSFTILNVLMTSICYICIGLNPQWPKVLNAVGIMLLVVYTVMSAGYFISTVAPNIATANSMVTMVVTPFLIFGGFFLSMRSIPSYLTWLADFSWFKYGNSALLINQWTNVTNIICNNNTSACLNNGEVVLESLGVNGVSRNIFCEFSPFFFKFDERCNFFI, from the exons ATGGAAACCCAAACTCTCATCGACTTCAAGAGCAAACCAGGGTGCTCTAGTGAGAAG GATGATTACAGCCGTGTAGAAGCTGGGTCTTTACAGACAGAGTCTTGGAGAATGGATTATGGCTCCTGTAGACCTCATTGTTCGTTACCACCCAAAAGTCAGCTAGTATTCAAATGGTGCGATATCAACGCCTACGGTGAGCAAAAAAACCCATCGGAACAGATGACATTCAGTAGATATCTGAGTAGAAGAAGCAAGATCAAGAAGCATATACTGAAAAATG TGAATGGAGTGGCCTATCCAGGAGAGCTGCTGGTACTTATGGGATCAAGCGGTGCCGGCAAAACTACCCTTCTGAACTGCATGACCTTCAGAAATGTGAAATCCCTAGATATAACTGGTCAGATATGCATAAATAATGAACCAGTAACGCAGTCTCAATTAGCGGCCCATTCTGCGTACATTCAACAGGACGACATGTTCATCGGCTGGTTGACTGTGAGGGAACATCTCATTTTTCAG GCCTTAGTACGCATGGATACCAGTTATACCTACGAAGAAAGAGTTCATCGAGTGGACAACGTCATAGGGGAG CTCTCCCTGAAGAAATGTCGAGATACGCAGATCGGATATCCTGGCGTGACCAAGGGAATTTCTGGGGGTGAAAGGAAACGATTGGCTCTTGCCGCAGAACTGCTGACAGATCCATCCCTGCTCTTCTGTGACGAGCCAACATCAGGCCTTGATTCGTTCATGTCGTTGAACGTAGTGCAAATGCTCAAAACGATGGCGAAAACTGGGAGAACAGTGATTTGCACACTCCATCAACCCTCTTCTGAGCTCTTCCAGATGTTCGATAAAATATGCTTCCTGGCCGAAGGCAGGGTAGCTTTTCTTGGCGATTCTACGGAAGCCAATTCTTTTTTCGAAAG AGTTAGAGCTCCATGTCCCGTCAATTTCAATCCTGCAGACTACTACATCCAGTTATTGTCAATAATACCAGGAAGGGAAGAGTCTTGCAGGCAAGCAGTGAAAACCATTTGTGATTCCTTCGAAACGTCCGAATTTGGACAAAGGATATTAAGAGAAACATCTCTACCA GCAacagtttttgaaaatatctggCTGATCACCAAGCACCAAGTTAGTCCATACAAAGCATCCTGGTTCTGCCAATTCAGGGCAGTTTCTTGGAGGTGCTGGTTGTCCATAACGAGGAATCCTCGACTGACCAAAGTTAGATTTCTGCAAGTACTG TTCGTCACAGCCCTGCTCAGCCTCTTGTTCTGGCAGCAAAAGTATGATCAATTCGGTGTGCAAAACATCAACggtgttttgtttctgtttctgaCTAACGCGACTTTTCAGAACCTAATTGGTGTGATAGCG ACCTTTTGTGGGGAGTTGCCCCTTTTTCTCAGGGAGCACAAGAATGGAATGTATAGGTCGGACGTCTATTTTCTATCGAAAATGCTGGCAGACATTCCTAGTTTCACCATATTGAATGTACTGATGACATCGATTTGTTACATTTGCATTGGATTGAACCCTCAGTGGCCGAAAGTTCTGAATGCTGTTGGAATCATGTTGCTGGTGGTATACACCGTAATGAGTGCAG GTTATTTTATATCGACAGTAGCGCCCAACATAGCAACTGCCAACAGCATGGTAACAATGGTAGTTACACCATTTCTTATTTTCGGCGGATTTTTCTTGAGTATGAG ATCTATACCCTCGTATCTCACTTGGCTGGCGGATTTTTCTTGGTTTAAATATGGAAATTCAGCCCTTCTCATCAATCAATGGACAAATGTGACAAATATTATCTGTAACAACAATACCTCAGCATGCTTGAATAATGGAGAAGTGGTTTTGGAATCTTTAGGTGTTAACGGAGTGAGTAGAAacatattttgtgaattttctccattttttttcaaatttgatgaacggtgcaattttttcatttaa
- the LOC123312899 gene encoding protein white-like isoform X1 has product MSEETKLLLETDDRNGASSSGNNIADERTRLLRKNSDDYAYEISAQELRAWKSNYGALRGNEELIPVKKQITFSWCEINAYGQEPPDQNESKVLSFFRKQEVGLKHILKNVSGVAHPGELLVLMGSSGAGKTTLMNCMTFRNLRSLTISGLVCINDQPVSQTQLAAQSAYVQQDDLFIGFLTVKEHLIFQSLVRMDAKLTYKERLQRVEEVMGELSLKKCENVPIGEPGVLKGISGGERKRLALAAELLTNPSLLFCDEPTSGLDSFMSLNVVQMLKAMAQTGRTVICTLHQPSSELFQMFDKIGLMAEGRTAFLGTPAEADKFFTKLQAPCPVNFNPADYYIQILSIIPGREESCKNAVKSICDAFETSSVGIKIKKATAATKASATEDPWSQRMQLLSPYKVSWLAQFRAVSWRCWLAIKKNPRLTRVKFYQVFFVSVLISILFWRQKYDQVGVQNINGALFLFLTNATFLNLMGVILTFCSELPLFLREHKNGMYRTDVYFLAKIIADIPIYAIINAMGTTICYFSIGLNDEFSRYVTCVITCILVTYAVMGAGYIISTISSSIQMAQTLVSFVVTPFLIFGGMFLSINSVPPYLQWLADLSWFKYGNQALLINQWSDVKHIICDDSSFCPKNGLVVLASEGVSPDQLIPSLLALVGLAIFFRILSFFALLYKAYYYE; this is encoded by the exons ATGTCTGAAGAAACAAAGTTACTGTTAGAAACAGACGATAGAAACGGTGCATCGTCCAGTGGAAAT AATATTGCCGATGAAAGAACTCGCTTGTTGAGGAAAAAC AGTGACGATTATGCATACGAGATATCTGCTCAAGAACTCAGAGCGTGGAAGAGCAACTACGGCGCTTTGAGGGGAAACGAAGAATTGATACCTGTCAAGAAACAAATCACTTTCTCGTGGTGTGAAATAAACGCTTATGGTCAAGAGCCACCCGATCAAAATGAAAGCAAGGTactttcatttttccgtaaacAAGAGGTTGGTTTGAAACACATCCTGAAGAATG tcaGTGGAGTCGCCCATCCTGGTGAGCTTCTGGTGCTTATGGGATCTAGTGGAGCGGGCAAAACAACCTTGATGAACTGTATGACTTTCAGGAACCTCAGATCGTTAACCATCTCAGGTCTGGTCTGCATCAACGATCAGCCTGTATCTCAGACCCAACTGGCCGCCCAATCGGCTTACGTACAGCAGGACGATCTGTTTATTGGGTTCTTGACTGTGAAAGAACATCTGATTTTCCAG TCGTTGGTGAGAATGGATGCAAAATTGACATACAAAGAGAGGCTGCAGAGAGTCGAGGAAGTTATGGGAGAG CTTTCCCTCAAAAAATGCGAAAACGTTCCAATCGGTGAACCAGGGGTGCTCAAGGGAATTTCTGGAGGTGAAAGAAAGAGGCTAGCTCTCGCCGCTGAACTATTGACGAACCCGTCCCTGCTCTTCTGCGACGAACCCACGTCAGGGCTGGACTCTTTCATGTCGCTCAACGTCGTGCAAATGCTCAAAGCGATGGCGCAGACCGGTAGAACTGTTATCTGCACGCTGCACCAGCCGTCTTCGGAACTTTTCCAAATGTTCGATAAGATTGGGCTTATGGCTGAGGGAAGGACTGCTTTTCTGGGAACGCCGGCAGAGGCGGATAAATTCTTCACGAA GTTACAAGCCCCATGTCCGGTAAATTTCAACCCAGCCGATTACTACATCCAAATACTATCCATAATCCCAGGAAGGGAGGAATCCTGCAAGAATGCCGTGAAAAGTATATGCGATGCCTTTGAAACGTCTTCTGTaggaataaaaataaagaaagcAACCGCGGCAACg AAAGCTTCAGCGACGGAAGACCCTTGGTCTCAACGGATGCAGCTCCTCAGTCCCTACAAAGTCTCGTGGCTGGCCCAGTTCAGAGCGGTCTCCTGGAGGTGTTGGTTAGCCATCAAGAAAAACCCCAGATTGACGAGGGTCAAATTTTACCAAGTTTTC TTTGTTTCAGTCTTGATCAGTATCCTTTTCTGGAGACAAAAGTACGACCAGGTCGGTGTTCAAAACATCAACGGAGCTCTCTTCCTCTTCTTAACGAACGCTACGTTCTTGAATCTAATGGGTGTTATTTTG ACCTTCTGCAGTGAGCTGCCCCTGTTTCTTCGAGAACACAAAAATGGGATGTATCGGACAGACGTTTACTTCTTGGCCAAAATCATAGCAGATATACCGATATACGCGATCATAAATGCGATGGGTACGACCATTTGCTACTTTTCCATAGGTCTCAATGACGAATTCAGCAGATACGTTACTTGCGTCATCACCTGCATATTGGTCACTTATGCAGTCATGGGAGCAG GTTACATCATTTCGACCATATCCTCCAGCATACAAATGGCACAAACGCTCGTTAGTTTTGTTGTTACCCCATTCTTGATTTTTGGTGGTATGTTCCTGAGTATCAA TTCGGTTCCGCCGTATTTGCAATGGCTAGCAGATCTCTCTTGGTTCAAATATGGTAACCAAGCCTTACTGATCAATCAGTGGTCTGATGTGAAACATATAATTTGTGATGATAGCTCTTTTTGTCCTAAAAATGGACTAGTGGTGCTAGCCTCGGAAGGAGTGTCTCCG GATCAACTAATACCTTCTCTTCTCGCCCTCGTTGGATTGGCGATTTTCTTCAGGATACTCTCGTTCTTCGCGCTTCTTTATAAAGCTTATTATTATGAATAG
- the LOC123312899 gene encoding protein white-like isoform X2 yields MSEETKLLLETDDRNGASSSGNSDDYAYEISAQELRAWKSNYGALRGNEELIPVKKQITFSWCEINAYGQEPPDQNESKVLSFFRKQEVGLKHILKNVSGVAHPGELLVLMGSSGAGKTTLMNCMTFRNLRSLTISGLVCINDQPVSQTQLAAQSAYVQQDDLFIGFLTVKEHLIFQSLVRMDAKLTYKERLQRVEEVMGELSLKKCENVPIGEPGVLKGISGGERKRLALAAELLTNPSLLFCDEPTSGLDSFMSLNVVQMLKAMAQTGRTVICTLHQPSSELFQMFDKIGLMAEGRTAFLGTPAEADKFFTKLQAPCPVNFNPADYYIQILSIIPGREESCKNAVKSICDAFETSSVGIKIKKATAATKASATEDPWSQRMQLLSPYKVSWLAQFRAVSWRCWLAIKKNPRLTRVKFYQVFFVSVLISILFWRQKYDQVGVQNINGALFLFLTNATFLNLMGVILTFCSELPLFLREHKNGMYRTDVYFLAKIIADIPIYAIINAMGTTICYFSIGLNDEFSRYVTCVITCILVTYAVMGAGYIISTISSSIQMAQTLVSFVVTPFLIFGGMFLSINSVPPYLQWLADLSWFKYGNQALLINQWSDVKHIICDDSSFCPKNGLVVLASEGVSPDQLIPSLLALVGLAIFFRILSFFALLYKAYYYE; encoded by the exons ATGTCTGAAGAAACAAAGTTACTGTTAGAAACAGACGATAGAAACGGTGCATCGTCCAGTGGAAAT AGTGACGATTATGCATACGAGATATCTGCTCAAGAACTCAGAGCGTGGAAGAGCAACTACGGCGCTTTGAGGGGAAACGAAGAATTGATACCTGTCAAGAAACAAATCACTTTCTCGTGGTGTGAAATAAACGCTTATGGTCAAGAGCCACCCGATCAAAATGAAAGCAAGGTactttcatttttccgtaaacAAGAGGTTGGTTTGAAACACATCCTGAAGAATG tcaGTGGAGTCGCCCATCCTGGTGAGCTTCTGGTGCTTATGGGATCTAGTGGAGCGGGCAAAACAACCTTGATGAACTGTATGACTTTCAGGAACCTCAGATCGTTAACCATCTCAGGTCTGGTCTGCATCAACGATCAGCCTGTATCTCAGACCCAACTGGCCGCCCAATCGGCTTACGTACAGCAGGACGATCTGTTTATTGGGTTCTTGACTGTGAAAGAACATCTGATTTTCCAG TCGTTGGTGAGAATGGATGCAAAATTGACATACAAAGAGAGGCTGCAGAGAGTCGAGGAAGTTATGGGAGAG CTTTCCCTCAAAAAATGCGAAAACGTTCCAATCGGTGAACCAGGGGTGCTCAAGGGAATTTCTGGAGGTGAAAGAAAGAGGCTAGCTCTCGCCGCTGAACTATTGACGAACCCGTCCCTGCTCTTCTGCGACGAACCCACGTCAGGGCTGGACTCTTTCATGTCGCTCAACGTCGTGCAAATGCTCAAAGCGATGGCGCAGACCGGTAGAACTGTTATCTGCACGCTGCACCAGCCGTCTTCGGAACTTTTCCAAATGTTCGATAAGATTGGGCTTATGGCTGAGGGAAGGACTGCTTTTCTGGGAACGCCGGCAGAGGCGGATAAATTCTTCACGAA GTTACAAGCCCCATGTCCGGTAAATTTCAACCCAGCCGATTACTACATCCAAATACTATCCATAATCCCAGGAAGGGAGGAATCCTGCAAGAATGCCGTGAAAAGTATATGCGATGCCTTTGAAACGTCTTCTGTaggaataaaaataaagaaagcAACCGCGGCAACg AAAGCTTCAGCGACGGAAGACCCTTGGTCTCAACGGATGCAGCTCCTCAGTCCCTACAAAGTCTCGTGGCTGGCCCAGTTCAGAGCGGTCTCCTGGAGGTGTTGGTTAGCCATCAAGAAAAACCCCAGATTGACGAGGGTCAAATTTTACCAAGTTTTC TTTGTTTCAGTCTTGATCAGTATCCTTTTCTGGAGACAAAAGTACGACCAGGTCGGTGTTCAAAACATCAACGGAGCTCTCTTCCTCTTCTTAACGAACGCTACGTTCTTGAATCTAATGGGTGTTATTTTG ACCTTCTGCAGTGAGCTGCCCCTGTTTCTTCGAGAACACAAAAATGGGATGTATCGGACAGACGTTTACTTCTTGGCCAAAATCATAGCAGATATACCGATATACGCGATCATAAATGCGATGGGTACGACCATTTGCTACTTTTCCATAGGTCTCAATGACGAATTCAGCAGATACGTTACTTGCGTCATCACCTGCATATTGGTCACTTATGCAGTCATGGGAGCAG GTTACATCATTTCGACCATATCCTCCAGCATACAAATGGCACAAACGCTCGTTAGTTTTGTTGTTACCCCATTCTTGATTTTTGGTGGTATGTTCCTGAGTATCAA TTCGGTTCCGCCGTATTTGCAATGGCTAGCAGATCTCTCTTGGTTCAAATATGGTAACCAAGCCTTACTGATCAATCAGTGGTCTGATGTGAAACATATAATTTGTGATGATAGCTCTTTTTGTCCTAAAAATGGACTAGTGGTGCTAGCCTCGGAAGGAGTGTCTCCG GATCAACTAATACCTTCTCTTCTCGCCCTCGTTGGATTGGCGATTTTCTTCAGGATACTCTCGTTCTTCGCGCTTCTTTATAAAGCTTATTATTATGAATAG